The DNA sequence CGCCAATCAGCTGAAAGACCTGATCAAGAGCGGCATTCAAAACAAAGGCTTTTCCCTGATTGAAGCCATTACGGCCTGCCCGACTTATTTTGGCCGCAAGAACAAAATGGGTGGACCGGTGGAGATGATGACCTGGCAAAAGGATCACGCCGTACCGGTCAAAGCCGCCGAAAAAATGACGGTTGAACAACTGGACGATAAATTCCTGACCGGCGAGTTATACTATAAACCGGAGCCGGAATACTGCGAGCAGTATGCCAGGACAATCTTAAGCGCGGAGGCGGGAAAATAATGAATCAACAAACCGAAATACGCCTCAGCGGCTCAGGCGGGCAGGGAATCATTACCGCCGGGATCATTCTGGCAGAAGCTGCTTTGCTTGATGGCCTGAATGCGC is a window from the Negativicutes bacterium genome containing:
- a CDS encoding 2-oxoglutarate ferredoxin oxidoreductase subunit beta (catalyzes the coenzyme A-dependent formation of succinyl-CoA from 2-oxoglutarate and ferredoxin); amino-acid sequence: ANQLKDLIKSGIQNKGFSLIEAITACPTYFGRKNKMGGPVEMMTWQKDHAVPVKAAEKMTVEQLDDKFLTGELYYKPEPEYCEQYARTILSAEAGK